Within the Phycodurus eques isolate BA_2022a chromosome 15, UOR_Pequ_1.1, whole genome shotgun sequence genome, the region TCTCTATACATAGCTCCATTAAATGTATGCATACTTGCTAGTCACAAAGGTATGTTCAGAGATTGTGACAAAGGCATAGCTCTGGGCTTCTTGAGTCTACTTACTGTCTTGGTTAATCGGGTTTTGAATGACCaatattattccaaaaatatttatgttCAAGTTTGGTCTGTGGCTTGTGCTGAACAAAAGCAACGTAAGAGTTTATTCAAACATAAGGGTTAACTATTTGATAAAAAAGTCCATATGGCTCCAGAAATATTGCGTCCTTTATTGTAACAGTTTTTAACTGGACCTTTAGCATTTTAACCATAAGGTAATCGCAAGCGTTTTCTTCCCATTGTGTACCACAGATCAGTAGAATTACTTCCTAAGGGAATTGTTTGCTTTGACACTGGACCTGCTCCAATTAAAGTTctatgtggtttttttttaggcaaatgtataaaacatttttatttgaggcATTTCATTGCATCCTgttaattcaaattcaaacattaCTGCTACTATATGTGCTGGTGCAATGAGCCGCAAAAGAACTGAAGTGTTGTCTCCACACCTTACAAACGTGGACCAGTTAGACTATTTGATGCCTCTATCAATGTGCGACTACAGTTTGAATCTATGGCGGTGACCGTAATAAAGGAACTACTTTTTTTGCACACGATTGTTTTTATGAGGCACCTCATGAGTAGGTCTTTGTCATGTGACATGGTGTCGGTGTTAAAAGTCATACAAGTTTCTAAATTCTTGCAGTGGTGGGCAAACTTTAGTGTATAAGggccatgttttattttaaaaactgacAGGTCATTTGCTGggtttaaaaaagttaaaatgtcaaataaaataattgctcatttttacatttgatttatagTTAGTAGTTTGGagaaattaatacaaatgtatATGTTTAAATTGATTTACAAATATTTCGTTTATAATCAGTTGAAGAATTTGATCGGATACGTTCACGAAAAACAGACTTGTTTTAACCGATTTcagaaaaatggcaaaatgtatGCAACAAATGTTACAGGACTCTTGACGTAAATGTAGCAGATGTAACGTTAGGTCATGTTTGCTCTTCTATAGAAGCCGATTGAGAACGTGAACTTTTATCATTGGAATCAGCAGGATGTTGAAATCACGTTTCTGTTGTCTCTGTGTACGTGAGCACACGCACGCTTACCATGGACGCCGAGTTACAGCTCATgataaaaataacttttattcCTTATTAGAGCTACTACACAACGCAGACTTGCGTCTCGaatgagtttaattcatatACTGCGTGTATATTTTTAGAATGTTATATAATTACACTCTTCCTTGTGCTACGTCATCAGTCAGCTCCGGGAGGACTTGTGAGTCTCGCGGTGGCTACCGCCTCAACCGCGCCAGTAACACATCAAAACAAATCGCAGTACAGCCTTAGTTTAGGTAGGACCCCTCCAACAAAAGCATCGGACGGCGAGGCGATACACTTGTGTTGTCACTCGTCTGAATGTATGAAGGAAAAATCACACGCGCTTTCCACTGACGAGCTTTTTATACAACCCACGCTGGTTGTTATCAGGCTCAACGATGTCCGACGCTAGTGACACTGCTACAGACAACAACGGAGACTCTGGGCTAAACGGTAAGTAGTCACCTACGTTTCAGGGTTTTAACAGTGTGTCCGCTAACCCTATTGGCGTGTGGGGCTGTATATTATGTATGatgtaatttatttcaaataGTTTAGCATGTTCGttgatctttttttccaccGCGAAATTACATTTAAGGAGGTGGAGTGAAGAGCGCCATGTTCCATGTGTTTATTGACAGCGTCCGGACCAATGGTTGTTTTGATCCTATTGACTGACGGGCCTGTGAGCCAATCAGCAAATCACGCGGTGGTGTGGAGGTGGGTTTTAGTTTTGTCAACAAGGCCAGCTGGAAGACTCCCAAAAATCGGGGCAGAAGATTCTGAAAAAATTTCGACGAGGGTTCAGAGGGTTCTTATAATATAACTTATATGGTTATGTTGCTGCcctgtatattattattttgtggtcttaatattttattttgcctgattgaataaaaatatatattcccaAAACAGtaatcattgtttaaaatttACATCGCGATTTACATTAGTTAAGCAAGCCAAGTTGAGCTCAGCCTATTAATACGACGTAACTGTCAGGCCGATGGGAACAAAAGCATGAATATTAAACTGCTTACAAGGCAAGAGTGTGTGATTTGTTTCTCCATCACTATGGAGAGGCATGACGGGGCATGCTATTTACAGCGGCATTCACAAGGGCCAGTGGCAGACGCTTCAGACGTCAGTAAATGGGCATCGGGTTCAAATATTTCAACCTCCCTTCTTGAATATATTGGACAGAGTGTATTTTATGTGGATTAACATAGAGATGTCTTATGACATCTGCAGCTCATCTCACCCGTTAGGGACAACTTTGTCTTATTAGTGCTCAAAACTCTTATTATATTTCTGTCATTCTTTTATGAAGAGGCTCCATTAAGTCATTGTTAATGGGCTGCCCAGTTTACTTGGCCATGAGTTTGATGGAGTGTTTATAAGGTTTGTGTGTCACTTTGGATCGACCATGAAGGCTTGAGACATACTGGACTGTCGCTGTACATGTCAGACAAAGCTGTAAGGACATGTCCCTCAACCCTCAGGTTATCAACAAGACGGTGTGTATGCGTGCTATCTGAGCCAGTAGGCTATTTTTAGATTTTCCTGGAGCTCTCACACCAGGTCATAAACACATTTATCTATTACATACGCTCTTCGGGCAAGATCCTCCAGCTCTGCTCAGCTGGGTCCGTTCCTCAACATCAGTAGATCAAAAAGATCCCTTTGTGTCCCTTCTCTTAATCCACCTGACAGATGATAACGGGTCTGAGGCCAGAATGTTCCTAACCGATGGCACCATGGCAACGTGGCTTCAAACCACAGAGCAGAGACAATGCTTTGTCAACAGCAGCTTTGCTCATAGTCTACTCCGTAATCCACAGGATGAGAGTGAGTGCTCAGTTTTAGGGGAGGGACGGGCGGCATTGGGTCAGTGAGTGTGATTGTCTTTGCAATTGAGTGTGTGAACACACTGTTTATTTTACGGTTACAGGACCATGTGACCTCTGTGGGAGGTATCACTGGTCTATggtaagaatgttttttttaaatgtcatgagGGTTTTGGAAAAATTGcagttatttgtctttttttacttCTTGAACCGGGACGCCCATCATCTATATTTGTAATACAGCTTTATTGCGTGGTCAGTCCCACTCAGCTGCCTGCCCATGCACAGCTCATAGCTCACAGCTCACAGAGAAGGAGCGTCATATATCACATGCAAGGTCCACAGGAACCCAGAGGAAGACATTTACTGCCCTGTCATCACACAGCACGACATAgtgctttcctcatcaagttttgattgacactctcAGGCAGTCCATTGTCACATCCGCTTGTTTTTCTTCGAGTGAAAGTCCTCAGAGTCTTTTTATGGATCCTGCAAGCTTGTGAGGTCAAATCAGGGAAGCACAGGTGTAATTCCCTCCCGTAACATTGTCCATGTTTACTTCTACTGCCATAATTTGATATTAAGCAGTACATAAAATAAACCACGACCATGTAAACAGGCTTTTAGGGTTGCTATAAATAGTCATATTTGAGTAGGCAATTACCTGGTTTGACATCACCTGAAACTgcaattgtaataataaatggATTGGATTGTTGCCTTTCTGAAAAATGTCATGACATCTTTCTGCAAGCCAAACTGTTATTTTGGTGTCCTCACAACATTTTCTTGATTGGAAAATTGGCAGTCAATATATGGTCAGTtctaaatgttacattttaagaATGTTCCAAACTTCTGTTTCTATCTATCTCAGTGTTGTATTCAGTTGATGCTATCAATCAACAATCGGTTCCATACAGTTATAGAATACCATTGAGGTAGTGAAATTAAAGAAGTTATAAATACTAGGATTTAGTATCACATCAATGGTTGTACCAAAATGTGAATATCcacatagtttttgttttggaggCACCGTCAGCACATCAGTGTTTGTCCCCATAGGGTCCTGGGTGGAGTTGGAGATGAACAGAGGCGCTACAGGGACAACCCAGTCCCCTTCCACAGTTAGTCCTGCTTCAGGGCTGTTGCCCCTTCCTcaggtggaggaagaggaggccatGGTAGGGGCACTGGAGCACGTGCCATCCTCGTCTTCCATCCACAACGGTGACATGGAGAAGATCCTGCTGGATGCCCAGCATGAGTCAAGCCGAAGCAATTCTTCCTGCGACAGGTAGGCTTACTTTTCCCTGTAAGTACAATTTACTTTTTGACCTGTTGAACaaagcatatttttgttttaattcagcttTATTTTATTAGGTTCAAGTTGCTGTGTCATTTCCTTCTCTTCCTAATCgtgaatatacagtagattAAAGCTCAAGAATATTCCTGTGGCAAAGTTAAGAGTCCCAAGCTACTTGGGTTCATAGCATTCTGGGATTTCAGGATAGTGGGCGGCTTTCGTCCAAGGTTCTTTTTGACTTGTAGCCTTTTTAAGGGCTGGTTCAGTCGGAGGAAATCAAGTTAGCTGAGCCTGTGACtgtttagcccccccccccccccggcctcTTGACTACAATATCTTCTCTTGTGTGTGAACCCTGTGTGCACTTGGCCCTTACACGCCTGTTTTCATCTATGAGGTTTTGCCAATTTACTTAGAATaatgaattcattttattttattggtatacatgagggcggcacggtggccgactggttagagcgtcagcctcacagttctgaggaccaggattcaatccccggccccgcctgtgtggagtttgcatgttctccccgtgcctgcgtgtgttttctccgggcactccggtttccacccacatcccaaaaacatgcattaattggagactaaattgcctgtaggtgtgactgtgagtgcgaatggttgtttgtttgtatgtgccctgcgattggctggcaaccagttcagggcgtaccccgcctcctgcccgatgacagctgggataggctcctaaGTCCTAGTGGCACGGTGTGTCCCAGATGTGTTCAAGTCCTCACAGCCTGAGGGAAAAAATTGGTTGTTGAGGAACCTGAAGGCCTATCTACCTTTGCTATGGTTACGTGTGGTTGGAAAGGTGGTGTGCTGTTTGCTCTATGTAATTTTGTCACATGCCAGACCACGTGCCTGCCCGGAGTGGCTGATAGATTTATCACAAacatgcgaccctagtgaggataagcggtacaggaaatggatggatatttcactTTTGCTTAAACCATTTAGCAattattaattgtaattattgcAATTATTTCTCATTGTCTTTATTAGAATATACCCAggaaagaaaaaactgaaactGTGATGAACGTCATTTGCTAACTGTATCGGTCTGTACTCTGTCAAAATGACTGCTGTGAATAAGGACAATAAACTAACAAGACTAGGGTACTTCTCACTTTATGCATTTCTAGTTTTTTAAACAGCCAAGCAAACTAAATATTTTCCATGACATGACTGTGGAATTTCCTATCATACACAATGTTCTGGAGGACCCTGTTTGATCTTACCATTACTGAAGATGCTTTATTTGTGGTTTTGATCGCTCAGTCCTCCACGGCCCCACACGCCGCAAGATGAAGGGCAGATCATCTTCGATGTGGACGTGTCCAGCAGACGAGACAGTCAAGTAAGAGCTCACGTGAGGCCTCTAAAGTTCTTTAGAGGTGTTGCCTTGACAACCTCAACGCCCAAACCGGGGTATCCATCAGAGTTGTAACTACTCTCCACCTAATTTTCAACAAACATGAAAAGCATTTGCATTCTGTAGAAAGGATTGCCAACAAGTCTCATAGACACATCAAgttgataaatagcttttgttttattctgtaaCCCCAAGCATATTATGTGTTTAGCGTTTATAGATGATGACTTAGCGTTTGTCTTTTTAGATAGAAGAGGATGTCTTGGACAAGGAGAGGGATATGGACATCCTGATGAAGGACGCAGATTGGGTTGTTGACTGGTCTAGTCGACCGGAAAACATTCCCCCTAAGTAAGTCTGAACTGTGTAAACATCACCctcgccacacacacacacacacacacacacacacacacacatccacacctgCTTGTTTGTACTGAGAAAGCGGTTAGTCATTCTAGCAATAAAGTTGGTGTGACATCCAGATACCAAAATAACCCAGCTGCTTGACATTATTATATATGTGACTTACAAACTTAAActaagtggtgccttgacttacaagtttatttCCTTCCGTGACCAAATCTAAATTATCTGTCCCCACTGCAATGAACAGAAATCcttttaatctgttccagccccacattgtgctccttttggtgtgtgcactttggccaccagggggcagtatagcATAGACATGGAGACAAACAAAGAGTTTTGCAAATGATatgataaagaatacatgcatgtgagtattgttatagtaTCTGTCTTCAAGTTGCTTCATCATTTGTGTTTGAGTATCCATTGCTTAAATTATTATAACCCCTCGACTATCGACGCTATTaacctgtctatggcgtttttcattgtgtgttaggaTTAAGCTTGTTGACAttcctaaggcaaagttatgtggttgtttgaaaaagcataattgtctttgtttaatgtttagttAAACAGTAATctccaactgggagtggcaataaacagcttgaagcttctttttttgagTAATTGCCCTAAccctatctgccaaactgctgcttgttgtgaagctgAGTTTACTGTCAACATCTAGCACATCTAGCGCTTTTTtcctcacaagtcaaagcaaaaaatcagccGAGGGacggctcatatctcaaggcaccaccgtaaATGCGCTTTGGCCAAGGTTGTGAATCTGGTCAATTCGTTTGAATAAAAACGTGACAGTTTGGCATACTTTTGAAGGAGCCACATTTGGCCGATCATACATCGTATGTATGCACAAACTCTCATACTTCCTCTGGCGTTcgcacacacaacaaacactcCAGCCGCAGCTCACACGTCACATCGTTGAGCTAGTGCTTCAGCATTCTTCtgcaataaaaagtaaatgtagAAGCATGGGACCCTGGGATGCACAACCCCTTTGCATCAGTTGCATTAATTAATTGCAtgaattgttttgtatttgtgtgtgataGAGACTAATCTAAATATTCAACCCTCACTAATGTCCTCACTAAGTTAGTATTTAACACtattgtcttttaaaatgtgtggcaaGTTCATTATTTTGAAGTCAACG harbors:
- the LOC133414084 gene encoding BCL2/adenovirus E1B 19 kDa protein-interacting protein 3-like isoform X2; this translates as MSDASDTATDNNGDSGLNGSWVELEMNRGATGTTQSPSTVSPASGLLPLPQVEEEEAMVGALEHVPSSSSIHNGDMEKILLDAQHESSRSNSSCDSPPRPHTPQDEGQIIFDVDVSSRRDSQIEEDVLDKERDMDILMKDADWVVDWSSRPENIPPKEFNFCHPRRSVTLSMRKTGAMKKGGFFSADFLKVFIPSLLISHILALGLGVYIGKRMTTPPTSSF
- the LOC133414084 gene encoding BCL2/adenovirus E1B 19 kDa protein-interacting protein 3-like isoform X1 translates to MSDASDTATDNNGDSGLNGSWVELEMNRGATGTTQSPSTVSPASGLLPLPQVEEEEAMVGALEHVPSSSSIHNGDMEKILLDAQHESSRSNSSCDSPPRPHTPQDEGQIIFDVDVSSRRDSQVRAHIEEDVLDKERDMDILMKDADWVVDWSSRPENIPPKEFNFCHPRRSVTLSMRKTGAMKKGGFFSADFLKVFIPSLLISHILALGLGVYIGKRMTTPPTSSF